In Wolinella succinogenes DSM 1740, a single genomic region encodes these proteins:
- a CDS encoding TerB family tellurite resistance protein, which produces MENFLLIAVMVILFFVYKSFREYFANPQSRGSLGGRMGEGSEPLESYEDPYRNGSVDDEYRKVEASEFGVIAALMAKMASADGKVCELEEQLVKNMLDDLSKEFRDTAKAKEILSELFEREEQSPEGVELLALEFTRLTKGEYKKRLKLVEFLLTLAYADGALSEGEREIIIDIAAYLELDNEDFNRIYDEFELYFASRITKEKMDREEALKLFGLSEEEAKGETLKRRYRELVKEHHPDIIQGKGMDKNFIEAATKKLQEINEAYEILRDHSSKVEA; this is translated from the coding sequence ATGGAGAATTTTTTACTCATCGCCGTGATGGTGATCCTCTTTTTTGTTTACAAGAGTTTCAGGGAGTACTTCGCCAACCCTCAATCCAGGGGGAGTTTAGGGGGACGAATGGGGGAGGGCAGTGAGCCTTTAGAGTCTTACGAAGACCCCTATAGGAATGGAAGTGTGGATGACGAGTATCGCAAAGTGGAGGCTTCTGAATTTGGCGTGATCGCTGCTTTGATGGCAAAGATGGCTTCTGCAGATGGAAAGGTGTGCGAGCTTGAAGAACAGCTCGTGAAAAATATGCTTGATGACCTCTCCAAAGAGTTTCGTGATACTGCAAAAGCCAAAGAGATTCTAAGCGAGCTCTTTGAGCGGGAAGAGCAGAGTCCCGAGGGGGTTGAGCTCTTGGCGCTAGAGTTTACAAGACTCACCAAGGGGGAGTATAAAAAGCGACTCAAACTCGTGGAGTTTTTGCTCACGCTAGCCTATGCCGATGGAGCACTGAGTGAGGGTGAGCGAGAGATCATCATTGATATTGCCGCCTATTTGGAGCTTGACAATGAGGACTTTAACCGAATCTATGATGAGTTTGAACTCTATTTTGCTTCGAGAATCACCAAGGAGAAGATGGACAGAGAGGAGGCGCTCAAACTCTTTGGCCTAAGCGAAGAGGAGGCCAAGGGGGAGACGCTAAAGCGCCGATACAGGGAGCTAGTGAAGGAGCATCACCCCGATATTATTCAAGGCAAAGGGATGGATAAAAACTTTATCGAAGCGGCCACTAAAAAGCTCCAAGAGATCAATGAGGCCTATGAGATTCTTCGCGATCACTCTTCAAAGGTAGAGGCATGA